A window of the Gossypium hirsutum isolate 1008001.06 chromosome A03, Gossypium_hirsutum_v2.1, whole genome shotgun sequence genome harbors these coding sequences:
- the LOC107887851 gene encoding uncharacterized protein: MTLEFFQEEFRKKYISQRFMDQKRKKFLELKQEFVVLVERACKAEELAKEKRKADLVSRDLKKRQLSKSFQSSSKKSREFTTRSNASTGLGCPQCERCHFGECQGNDRTCFKCVSPDHFVRDCPERTKRRNLQGTRSDSTANKGKPQRNLGSGTSSKSAPKESAMRPEGRAPARTYAIRVTKRPRLLIMDWLTTHDVVVNCGRKSIEQNCENRNVLQVEPDELNGMHAVISFMSTQRCIRKGNEAYLTFVLNIKESNLKIESVPVVCEYLDVFLEELPGLPPIREVDFGINFTAGTVPISIAPYRMAPTKLKELKVQLQELTDKGFVRPSFSS; the protein is encoded by the exons ATGACTTTGGAGTTTTTCCAAGAGGAATTTcgcaagaaatatattagtcaaaggtTTATGGATCAAAAGAGGAAGAAGTTCCTCGAGTTGAAACAGG AGTTCGTAGTTTTGGTCGAAAGAGcatgcaaggctgaagaattggcCAAAGAAAAGCGGAAAGCCGATTTAGTGTCTCGAGACTTGAAGAAGAGGCAACTGAGCAAATCTTTTCAATCTTCATCTAAGAAGTCGAGAGAGTTTACTACTCGTTCTAATGCCTCTACTGG ATTAGGATGTCCCCAATGTGAGAGATGCCACTTTGGCGAGTGTCAAGGGAATGATAGAACTTGTTTTAAGTGCGTTTCCCCTGATCACTTtgttagagactgcccagagaggaCGAAAAGAAGAAATCTCCAAGGAACAAGGTCAGATAGTACTGCTAATAAGGGAAAACCTCAGAGGAATCTGGGTAGTGGAACGAGTAGTAAAAGTGCACCTAAAGAATCTGCTATGAGACCCGAGGGCAGGGCACCTGCGAGGACCTATGCCATTCGCGTTACGAAGAGGCCTCGTCTTCTGAT tatggattggttgaccactcATGATGTGGTAGTGAATTGTGGAAGAAAGTCTATCGAACAGAATTGTGAGAATAGAAATGTTCTTCAGGTTGAACCAGATGAATTAAATGGCATGCATGCAGTGATTTCTTTCATGTCTACTCAGAGATGTATAAGAAAGGGGAACGAAGCTTACCTCACCTTTGTGCTGAACATTAAAGAGTCTAATTTAAAGATTGAGTCGGTACCGGTAGtatgtgaatatctggatgtgtttctggaagaattgCCGGGGTTACCTCCTATTAGGGAAGTGGATTTTGGCATTAATTTTACTGCTGGTACTGTGCCTATTTCGATTGCCCCATATAGGATGGccccaacaaaattaaaagagttgaaggttcagttacaagagttaactgaTAAGGGTTTCgtgagaccaagcttttcatcttag